The Carassius auratus strain Wakin chromosome 7, ASM336829v1, whole genome shotgun sequence genome contains the following window.
gtgtgtgtgtgtgtgtgtgtgtgtgtgtgtgtgtgtgtgtgtgtgtgtgtgtgtgtgttacgttgTTTTTACGTAAACATAGGTAGCATGGGTTTGACTTTAGCATAGCCTCGCGCATGACACCGGgttcaaaaagtaaaaacaaattcaactgctgctttttttttttttttttcattgccaaGCCTGTTATTTACCTAATCGCTGAAATTTGTGTGATTGGCTTCCAGGCAAACGCGATTTCTCCTTGCCATCAGGTCAAAGTAGGCGCTATGATTAACTTGTAATCCAACTTTGTAACACGTCTTAATAGAACTATGTCATTTTTAGTCCCCTCGCACCTTTTAATTTGACTTCCTTTAGTGTTCTAGCTAACCCGTCCCTTATAATTCGTGCCCAGCGGTCATATTATGAAATCCCATTACAAGTAACattaaataatgtgtttatgtatTAGATATTCACTCTTTGAAATATCAAATTAGCAAAAGCAATGCGTAAATCTACCAGGCAGCATTGCAGTGCGCTCCAGCGCGCGCGGTTCAGCACCACGGTCCATGGACAGCTCCTCTCACATCTATATCCACTCGATCAGTCCATCCGTCCTTACACTGCTAAGAATGTGAGCTTTCCTACACTGCTGTCTCTTGTGGCTGAACTATCATTTGATTACAATGCTTAACATTTGAACCACAAGTTAAGAATCACAGGCTAcgacaaattaaattattaaacgaGTGATCATTTGATCCGCTAAATGATATGAGTCTACGGAGTTTTAGAATGCAACACGAATACGCCAAACTTTTCTCGATTAACGCAAAGAGTCCAGTGCAAAACAGCGTGaagaaaatgacaataaagtaACATGAAGAGACTGTTAATAGATGAAACTTTAGTCCAGTAAAGTTAACCTCTCTAGCGTCTGCAACCCAACATTTGTTTAGTAGCCTAAATTACCCACAGTTAACTTTATATCCTCTATTATTTATCAAACTCTTATGAATATAATGGTCGATTAACGAGCATAGTTTGTTTTTGCTGCATCCTTTACCATTCCGCGAAGATTTGTAAGCACTGACAAGTTAGATACCACAAATAAACAACGTAATCAGTTGTCTCTAATTATAGCCTAACTAACACCACTGCATATGCAACGCAGCATATAGTCAaacagtagtaataataattatcaataataataatcattcaaaTTCCTTGATGACTAACAGCAAACATAATCGATTAAGTCTAAATGAGAGCTGGGTTCTCacctgctgttgctgctgctcttctctcagtgtgtgtgtgtgtgtgtgtggagagagagagagagagagagagagagcgagagagagaggagtggAGCGGCTGACACATGCCCACCGTGCGCGCTATAGTTCGGCTTTGGCGTCATGTTGCGTCGAAGAGCTACATCGGAGAGAATTTAACAGCCTCAGCTGGGAAAAGTCGGCACCCCAAGCTTGTCTGAATGTGCagaagtcatatatatatatatatatatatatatatatatatatatatatatatatatatatatatatatatatatatatatatatatatacacatacaacatatatatatatgttgttgttgttattattgttgttgttgttggtggtggtggtggtggtgtttttgttttaggagtttaatataaaaaaatatattaccagCCTTAAGGTCATGGTTATAAGTAAAACTATACAAACTTACCCTACCATACAAACCACTGTGaattataatatacacacacacacacacacacttagtggtgtaatataaaaaatgtttaattacaggGTTGGTGTTTACAGTTTGATGTAAAGTTTAGACATTAGCTTCAAGGTCGTGGTTGACATATCCTTTCATAAAGGATAAAGAAATTTGTAATATTCCTTTCAGTTCCATGCACTTCCTAAAAGGATGATTATAGAATTTTGACCAAATTTGTCTATTACTTATTTAATTATGTAAAGTCTCTGAACCACTGGtgtgtttttttaaaccacattaaCTAACTTCTGAATTTCTTTACACtatattattatcaaatattaGATTCAATCATTTCAAcaacttattttattacaattggcaaaagtttcacatttatttttaaaaagggtCTGATCATACACCTCACCTATCTGAGCATATTACatgcagtttcataacaaggttcgggaggagcacgtcagatacttagcctaattaacacaggtggagccacttaagataatcaaccttagggtataaatacagctgaattagcctacctgtctccattgaagGTTTGTCAGCATTCCCCCTCcatccccatctcctccactagagttcattttacacttttacatatacggggggtactctaggtttgggccattcccgcgctcggagccccttccccggacagcacgccaaataggcactataatacttcagctaattatatgtaagtgtgaactcgtgaacctCAGTTTTTTGAGTGAACATTGACAAAATGATCTACCAATATTGCTTTGTTCATTATTTGTTGGCTCTGATGTGCATAAGCTGAACTCTGATCACTGATAACCAATCAGTTCCAAAACAACCAAAATGGCTCTAGAgttattgaaaatgttttatgttactggctgatgcatttttattttttctgataaCACAATAGTGGTGTAATGGGGAAAGTGGTGAAACTAGCATTGTTAGACtattcataatattataatacataatgcTGTTAAGATACCTAATGCTATCATTCAAAATCAAACTAGTGTTTTATTTGGGGGCTTTAAAAAAGGCACATAGGTCCTAAAATAATTGTCTTCACATATATAGACAATATTTTGAGATAAACAagaaatgtcattttcatttaattggaGAGAGTTTCCTATCATTTGTTTAGTGAGCAGCATGGATGCATGTCGACAGGATATAACATAACTTGTAAATCAATTAAGAAGAGTAATTAACGGCTTATAGCTGTCTGAAGCCATACCCAGAGGTACAACGCCTACATGTATGTACGTAACAAATGCCATTATTGTGCTCACAGAACCTTTTTCATCCCACCCACAATTTTTtccctctctgtttctctttttttatttttatttttttgacaggaCAGAATTAGATTGGTCAGGAAGTGAGAAAGAGAATGGAAATAACTTCATCAGAGATAAAGTGTTATGTAGTTTATAGAAAATAAGATGATGTTGTGGCCACTGTGCTGATCATCTTAAACAGGCTTTGCTAATTCTGTCTGCCACTCCATCAGGAATCCTGATAAGAAGGACTAATAATACAAGATATCAACCAGTAAGGGGAAACACATTTGCTTTAATGTATAgttaacacaaaaatgtacatttcctgaaaatgtactcactctccgccatccaagatgtagataagatgatcattttaatcagatttggagaaacggCACTGAATGGGCGCCGTCAGAATGGGCCCAATCAGCTGATAAAAATCACAaagatccacaagtaatccacacgactccagtaaATTGAAAAGTTggttgtttgtaaaaaaaaaagaaaaagaaaatatcaatcaataaagatatttataacaTAAAACCATTGCTTCTGACTGAAATAGGCCTGAAACTCCTCTATCCACAACTGCTTTCTCCAATGCAAAAAAGTTGAGTTGAATGCATATGATCatcttcttaaaaaaattaaaagtatttaaagtatTTCCCCAAGACTactttaaatatgttaatatcgCCTATACAGAACATATGCAGGTTAGGGTTTACAATTGGCAGCATTGTAGTCAACATCTGTCCTGCTCACCTGAATATCATTATgctgaaatatttattatgtgtagCACTCTAAGAATATGGTTGTAGAATATATGTTGAAGAACCATATTTTGTTACAAAAGGGAGTTCTATTTAGCGCTAAAAAGAGACGAAGAACCCAAATCTGGCACTGTTTAGAACTATTTTTCTTATGtagataaatatttattgtagatAAAACATAAGAATGGTACTTATTTGCCAGTGTTTTAACGAGTGGTCTAAATTAACTCTTTCCACTGCTCAAGGGTAATTAGGACATACTCATCCTATGTAACCTCATACGTGATTATCTCCCCTGGGTCAAGATATTTTTGGTTTATTGATCCATGTGTAGGTTTTCAtgggaaaaaaaatccaaatggtTCATTGATCGTGGACAGCCCCAATTATAACGGTCCCTTAACTTCACTTATAATTGATTTGTGCCACTTCCGATTCCGGGACACTGTAAAATGTACCATTACTCGAATTATTTCCACACTAAACCATCCTTGTGCAAAAGCCTCAGAGATACGAGTTTATAAAACAGGGCACACAATACAAGCAAAGATAGCACCAAAACACAGCCCTGGCATGAACTGAGATAAGAGATGTATCCTCCTGCTCAAACTCTCACACACAGCATATGATGTTTGCATAATACACCCACAGTCCATTCTAAACCACCACTGGCCATTATGACATCACCTACAGGACAGAAGATAATgccatttaaaaacactgaaacagCTGATCTGTATTCAGTGGACAAAACGGATTCTTCTCACTCATAATCAGCTCTCTCCAACATTGTTTGATTTACAACATTGTACAAAACATCTATATAGAAATATATCCAGGTTTGGAATGAACCAAGTATTTGTAAATTAATTCTTACATTACTATTAGAACGAAAATTTCTGGTGGATTATCCCTTTAGCAGGTCCAACTAGCACATGCCTTACCCAGATCCAGCATAAAAAAAGTTAAGCTATTGCTAAGCCAAACACTTCGAAAACTTCCAAATTCGATAAAGGTAAACAGTGCCATCTTCTGGTCAATTAAAAATAGCCATCTCAGTGTCCCCATAtgtatttgtaaagcacttttgaCGCATACATTTAAGTGCTTGATCCACAGGAATCAAACCAATGACTTGAACCATATTTTTAAGCATAGtcgaacaaaaaaaacaaaaaacaaacatcgtttttttttttctgcattgtcaCTTGTAGCCTCTATCATCACCCAAAACCTCAAGAAATCATCTGTAGGGAGAGGAACTGCCAAACATCAGTCTAAAGTCACTCGAGACACACATTTCCTCTTAAAAGCAGACAAATCAACAGATTCGCTTTTCCAAGGAATGACTCCAAatgcatgacttttttttaaaacatttattttttaacagttcctaacaaagtatgatttatttcttcttttcgGGATCCTGCTCGGCGGCCTCCTTCGCCCTCTTGGCACGGATGCCGAACAGACGGGCGTTGGCACGGGCCATACGCAGACTGGCAAAGGCCTTGAAGTTCTTCTCGTCCTCTGAGATCACGCGCGCCTTCTCTTTCTTGTACACCTGCAGGAAATATGGACACTTCCTTAGATGCAGCAGAACACTACATTATATATCAAGAGCTGAGTTTGCATTAAACATCTCAACCTTATTCCTGACAGGGAATAAGACCAGTTTTAGCCTGCACACAGTATATACATTTGGCCTGTTGGatttatgaaaatacatttgaagaattttgtttttttttgtcatagaAACTTAGTTCAAAGAATCTTATAAATTATGGAATAAATTGAATGAAACAAAACatcaataggttttttttttatgtctgcaaCTTCCAGATCTCcattactttacatttatttagaaaagctCAAGTTCCTACATCTCTGCCCTCAACCACTAGAATATGGAGATCATTTTTACTGCACAAGTGATGTTCTTCCTGAATACATTCGTCTCGTTTTCCCCGTGTGAATGTCTAAAGATTCTTTTGATGAAGATACATTtgcttgagaaaaaaaatggcaaCATCTTTTTGTAAAATATAGAAAAACAACATCTGCCAATGATTCAAGAAAAGTCTATTTAATTCAGAGGGAAAACcagatttaatttacatatttgtcAGGATTAAACTGAACTTGATTGTTAAATCTCTCAAAAACAACATCATATGTTCAAAAGTAGACATGCATCTCAAGCAAATGTGCCTTGatttaatacgttttttttttagtgcaacaTTCAATGCCAAGACTATGAATTTAAGATTGCTGATATTAACATGGACAAAAATGACATTCATATAGCTTGTTCTGTAAATCAGTAATTGCAGAATGCTTGCATAAAATGCCAGAGAAACATTTAGCAGCCTGGAAAAGTACGACTTTAAATCCTGAAATGTGTTTTGACTGGAAATGACAAATGATACAGTAGGCTTAATAGTGTTAAGGATGATACATACGTTTTTGATGGGCATGACAGGTCCAGTAAGCTGTGTAGCCATCTTGACCTCCTCCTcctacacacaaaacaaaaagcatgtcaaaagacaaaaaaagaccaaaaacaccACTACTGAATAGGGCTAGAGCGTATGCAGTCATCAGCTAAAAGGGTTCAAAAGTCATCAAGGCTGTGCAGAGATTCCGGAGAAAGTGTCATCATTTGACTGCAAACACTAAAGCGGTTACCCTTTATAATAATCAGCATTTTAGCCTTCAGTGTATATGGCAGCAGGTCTATGATCTACAACGAATCACACCGCTTCAAAATGATATTTATCCTCAGAAAGGTGGGTGTTATGAACTTAAGGAAGCCACTTACAGTGCTGTCTCCCTTCTTGGGTGCAGTAGCCTTCCTGGGGAAGATGATGAGTTTGGAGCGGTACTCCTTCAGCCGCTGAACGTTGTTCTGCAGAGACTCTGTGGATCGGTTACGCCGACGAGCGTCAACGGCAATGCCGATGGTGCGCGCCACCTTCTTGTTGATTCCTGCTGCCTGTATAAGCAAATTACAGAGCAATGTGAGACATGATCGTGCTGGAACAGCTGGAACACATGAACAGTTTCAGCATCAACAGTCATCAGCAAATGGGGTTCAAAGGAGATCATCAATGAAGTACAGAGATTCCGGAGAATTGTCATCATCTGACTGTCTGAAATAACCATTAACGAACCAGAAACAGTTAAAAtgaaaagttcacacaaaaatcatcatcatttactcgccctcatgtcattccaaacccacaagACTTGTCTTGAGAGGGTTCTGTCCAATCACTGAGAGTCCAggtaaccaaaacaggaagatcCAAAAAGCACAATGTGTTGTAAAAAGACTCATATAAACCGGTTTAAACCAAGTCTTGTGAAGAGTTACCATGTGAATAAACTCCTAATAAAATCATACATGAACAATTGCCTATTAACCATGTACAAAAACAACATCTACAACATCCAACATTTGGATCTTCTAAGTTTTGGTAACCTGGATTTTCAAGAGGGAGACAGGAACTTCAAGATTCATTTAATGTCTTGTTTCAAACATTAAATCAAAGAGTGAGGGTTGAGTAAACTACAATTTTCTGATTTGTGTACCTGAAGCACAATACCAGTCTGAAGTCAGTGCTATATTTGTAAAAACAGCCAACATcacattgtataggtcaaaattatcaattgttctttaatgccaaaaaacattaggatattaagtaaagatcctgTTCCATGAAGATTTTATAAacttcctacagtaaatatattatgATGCATTGCTAAAGACTTTTTATttctaacaaaccatgcatcaataagaaagcttatttattcagcttttagatgatgATCAGTCTTTAAAAATTgcaccttatgactggttttgtagtccagggtcacatttgggTGAACTGATTTAAAACTAGCAGTAATGTGGCATCAAGCTTACCTTCAGCTCCTCCAGGGTGAAACCGCGGCCCGCACGGACCTTGGTGTGATAGCGGATGGTTGGACACCTGACCGCTGGCCGAAGAGGACCAGAAACTGGTCTTGGAGCGATGCGCCGAGCCTTTGCCTGACGGGCCTTTCGTCTGAGGACAAAAACAAGCAAGATGTGTTGTAGTAAAGTGATGATCTCCATGAACTATTACAATCCATTAGTCAGTGAACGCGTGTTACCTGCGGATCTTCCTGGCCGGCTGGTTGAACCAGGTGCGCACTCGCTTCTGCCAGTCTTTATGAAAGTGAGGGTTCAAGATCATGCCATTCCTGCTGGGAGCCATGACTGTTCACTCCTAATGGAAAACAAACATGACAGTAATGAGCACACAGTTCCCTGCTCCACGTTCACATATAACGTTAGGTCAACCAGCATTAACCTGAAACTTTGCACGGCCGTTACGGTTTCTAGTTAAGAGCTGCACGCTCATGAAAGCCATTAAAACACCTCTAAAATTATATAGTCTGTGGCCCAGTCCAAACACCCCCTGAGCTCTATCGCCTGTGTCGCGTGCTTCAGAGAGCAACAGTTCAATGACAGTAAACACGCGCGAGGAAGACTTGAGCTGAAAGTGCGTTTTATTTGGGTTTCCAAACGCTTGATTGGTTCATGATCCGCTGTTTTAACATTTCACACCgatattcacacaaacacacgggAGTATGGAGACTGCCACGGGGGACtgtgtactaaaataacattttccatCTCTCGTTAATGTATAACACTATCAATAGAGCCATGTTCGCACGTGAAACTAATTACACTTTAAGACTGGACTACTTTAATCATCATATGATAAACGGTTACTGAGGATTAAAGCGGATAAACTTAATGTTTAGCCGGAATCAAAGCACATACCGTCTGTAGCGGAAAATGgctgaaaaggaaaaggaaatggTAACGCAGGGTTTTATGGGAAGTGAAGAAAAGAGCCAATAGCAACGAGAGATGTGCGCGTCTACCGGAAGTGCGAAGCCGGTTTGGGTTGTGGCAAATCAGCACGTGGATGGAAATAGATTAAAAGTTCGACAAGTAATagtttactactactactactactactaataataattattatttaattaattaattaattagttaacagttaatcattttttatgtaaaagagAACGTTATTAATTTAACGCGGTTAACGCAAAAAATGCATAAGGAGATTGTggtaaacatataataaaatgtgtatgttcattaacacacacatacatttacataatcgaatatatttaaagtataagaATGCTGACTAGAGCGATCACACTCCATCATAAATGATAAACCACCATTGTATAAATGTGCAAGTAAAATGCTTTCCATTTACTAACAATATTTTTGAACATGAGGAACACTTTATCACTGGAGAAAGATAAGAATGTGTATACAGGGAATTTGAGTAAAATCTGTTCTAAATATGCCTGCGTTAGAACTGAGCGTGGCTGGAAAACTGGATGTTGTGTTCAGCTACTTTTAAAAACCCTCTGATATTTCTATGGGACTTGAGAAACTCTTCATACTTGTCTGTAATGTAATGAAAGCATTTTAAAAGGAGTGGTTACATAGAAAACCTGGTATATCTGGAGTAAGCATTACTCTGCATCCTAAACAACAGCAATTaattcttatcaatgcatattactaatcaaaaattaagttttgatatatttacattaggaaatgtaaaaaatatcttcatggaaaattatctttacttaatatcccaatgatttttggcataaaagaaaaatcaataattctgacccatacaatgtttttttggctattgctacaaatatacaaatatataattatacatctATTTGCCTTTTTCGTCTCATAAGATCAAGATCAAATCAGCCACATTTAATTTTCTGGTTGCATCTCATTACATAAAATTCTATAAAACAAGTACAACTATAATCTGTAGATAGTTACTAATATAAGTCAacattataaacatctaaataaataacgTTTTGGCCAAGGAGTTCCTGTTTCCTAACAAaggaacttttatttatttattacagccAAAGAAGATACTATGATCACCCGTCATTAATCATTGATCGCTGGAACACAGAAACTGATGAGTCATTTAAtctcaggtcaaaggtcaaggtGTGCTGTGCTGGGAGGTGGTCTTGGTCCCCATCTGCATGTGTGCCATTCTTTTCACTATCAATATCAGCATCAAGAGAAAGAGAACAAGCTCTTAAAACAAAGTACAGTACgaaaataaatgcatcaataCTTGTGCAATTTGCTTGCAAACAAAAATATCTGAAACAAACAATGGTGCATTTCTAGataatgtacactactgttcaaaatggGGTCAGacgtttgtatttattttatttttttaaagaaatttatacttttatttagcagagaaaatcacaataaaactattattttcgAAAGAATTCTATTTTATCAAGAATCCAGATATTTTCTAAAAGGCAAATCTgcatagtaaaatgatttctgaaaaatcatgtgacactaagtgaaagtgaaattaaaatgaaagtggtgacatttgccaagtatggtaaccgaTACTCGGAAttgtaaaattcagctttgcataacaggaataaattacattttaaaataaatacatattattaaatatatttttaaatcgcaataatatttcacagtattgctgttttaatatatttgtaaataaaataagtgcAGACTTTGTTAACAATTGAGTCTAACTTGTAGATACCGTATTTTTGGTAATATATGATTGAAGCATTTGTGGTAAAGTACATCAGAAGCAATGCTTGACATTCATGTGTTAAACTcatcatttatttgttatatgttaCTGGCCTCATAAGACAATCTGAAAGGGTCAAATTTGAATATACCAGAACACAGACGCAAACTGGCTCACAATAGTTACACTTTTGATTTTATTCCATGTCATGTTACGTCAATGTCACGCAcattatattaacaaatatactATAAGACAATCAGCAGAACCAGCCCTGTCTTTGTTTGAGTCCATGTAAAGCACCTCGAAATATTTGGCTTTTGACTCCAAAATACATGATTGTGTTAAACTAGCACATTACAAAAGattattttggtggaaaagaaaattataaaatctaaataaatagatTTCAAAGAGTTGTATTAGTACTAATTTTAGGGAATCCTTAAAGGCTCTGTCTGAACGATCAATAATAACAAATAACGAAGGTCTTTATGAATCGAGGGATTTTATGAATTTTTCATAAGCAGCTTCATCCATGAGTTGGTCAAGTTCTGCAGGTTTCTCTATGGTCATCTTAATTAACCATCCTTGAGGAGAGAGAAAGGAATGTTTCAGTGGTATATTACACATTCATACATAGTATTGTGTGCTTTCAGTTTAGTAAGAGACTAACAGCTGCACTCACCATCTTCATAGCAGGCTTTATTTACTAGTCCCGGGTTATCTGTCAGATTTGTGTTGATTTCGGTCACTTCTCCAGTCAGTGGAGAATACAACTCACTAGCAGCTTTGACGCTTTCTAAAGCACCGAACTCCTctgaaaaagaaatgcatgtCATGCTGTCTGTGCTATAGCAGAGAAAAGGCATAAGATGGGGATTTCAGAGTCTTCTCACCCATTTGTTCAAGCTTTGTTCCCACTTCTGGAAGCCCACAGTATACCACATCACCTAACGCTTCCTACAGTGTTTGAACGGAGAAAATGAAAGACATCTATTCATCAGAATATCATTTTAAACTGCAAGTCAACATCAAATTAAAACCGAACcctcacccttttttttttttttgcatgttattccaaagacacccaaaaaaaagacagacaagTGATTGTTTCAACACTTCCCCTCATGCtcaatgtatatttcattttatttggaaACATATTAAAGTAAAACTGTTTTTAAGTTGACTTTAAGGTGCATATATGGAAGCTTTTTTCTGCcaagaataaaaactaaaaaaaaaaaaaaatgtaattgtgatatTGTATCTCAAATATGACATTTTCTCTGCCAAGCCTGAACtgacatctcacaattcagactttttttccctTCCGTCACAAAATTAGTAGTAAAAAg
Protein-coding sequences here:
- the LOC113106456 gene encoding 60S ribosomal protein L13, whose translation is MAPSRNGMILNPHFHKDWQKRVRTWFNQPARKIRRRKARQAKARRIAPRPVSGPLRPAVRCPTIRYHTKVRAGRGFTLEELKAAGINKKVARTIGIAVDARRRNRSTESLQNNVQRLKEYRSKLIIFPRKATAPKKGDSTEEEVKMATQLTGPVMPIKNVYKKEKARVISEDEKNFKAFASLRMARANARLFGIRAKRAKEAAEQDPEKKK
- the LOC113106457 gene encoding glycine cleavage system H protein, mitochondrial-like; translated protein: MKMAMCAALRCVSANFSAALPLLTRPARIWTCQNSLRPNVLRTLSTSSRLSGALKFTDKHEWVRVEGSVGTVGISNFAQEALGDVVYCGLPEVGTKLEQMEEFGALESVKAASELYSPLTGEVTEINTNLTDNPGLVNKACYEDGWLIKMTIEKPAELDQLMDEAAYEKFIKSLDS